One window of the Archangium primigenium genome contains the following:
- a CDS encoding fatty acid desaturase family protein, protein MSVDAPAFDPSTVDLEAFLRDVRALRAEIDATVGEEDLAHLRKIERWGRAATALGAATCWLGPNPLSMAALSLGRSTRWLLMHHVGHRGYDRVPGAPAERTSKGFAKGARRFVDWFDWMLPEAWMFEHNVLHHSHTGEDADPDLLERNAEGSLRREDLPLALRYTQLALLAITWRASYYAPETLASLRRKRRPDGPLTREEWAEVLRSGYAPYALWHFVGLPALFLPLGPWAAFSAACNSLGAEVLTNLHTFLVVGPNHTGEDLYRFDSKPENRGARYLQQVLGTANYRTGGDVNDYLHLWLNYQIEHHLFPDLSMRQYQRVQPQVRALCERHGLPYIQESVWTRARKMVDIVVGKTSMRRLTRREDSGSPGPLSEVA, encoded by the coding sequence ATGTCCGTTGACGCTCCCGCCTTCGATCCTTCCACCGTGGACCTGGAGGCGTTTCTTCGGGACGTGCGCGCGCTGCGCGCGGAGATCGACGCCACGGTGGGCGAGGAGGATCTCGCCCACCTGCGGAAGATCGAGCGCTGGGGCCGCGCCGCCACGGCGCTGGGCGCGGCCACCTGCTGGCTCGGGCCCAACCCGCTGAGCATGGCGGCGCTGAGCCTCGGCCGCTCCACGCGCTGGCTGCTCATGCACCACGTGGGGCACCGCGGCTATGACCGCGTGCCGGGCGCTCCCGCCGAGCGCACGAGCAAGGGCTTCGCCAAGGGCGCGCGCCGCTTCGTCGACTGGTTCGACTGGATGCTGCCCGAGGCGTGGATGTTCGAGCACAACGTGCTGCACCACTCGCACACGGGCGAGGACGCGGATCCGGACCTGCTCGAGCGCAACGCCGAGGGCTCGCTGCGCCGGGAGGATCTCCCGCTCGCGCTGCGCTACACGCAGCTGGCCCTGCTCGCCATCACCTGGCGCGCCAGCTACTACGCCCCGGAGACGCTCGCCTCGCTGCGGCGCAAGCGCCGGCCGGACGGGCCGCTCACGCGCGAGGAGTGGGCCGAGGTGCTGCGCTCGGGCTACGCGCCCTATGCGCTGTGGCACTTCGTGGGCCTGCCCGCGCTCTTCCTGCCGCTCGGGCCGTGGGCCGCGTTCAGCGCCGCGTGCAACTCACTCGGCGCCGAGGTGCTCACCAACCTGCACACCTTCCTCGTGGTGGGCCCCAACCACACCGGCGAGGACCTGTACCGCTTCGACTCCAAGCCGGAGAACCGGGGCGCGCGCTACCTGCAGCAGGTGCTCGGCACGGCGAACTACCGCACGGGCGGGGACGTCAACGACTACCTGCACCTGTGGCTCAACTACCAGATCGAGCACCACCTCTTCCCGGACCTGTCCATGCGCCAGTACCAGCGGGTGCAGCCCCAGGTGCGGGCGCTGTGCGAGCGCCACGGTCTGCCCTACATCCAGGAGAGCGTGTGGACGCGGGCGCGGAAGATGGTGGACATCGTGGTGGGCAAGACGTCCATGCGCCGACTCACGCGTCGGGAGGACAGTGGCTCGCCGGGTCCGCTTTCCGAGGTGGCGTGA
- a CDS encoding SulP family inorganic anion transporter, with the protein MRPALGLGELLPHWKALFSARHLKGDLQAGWRVAAVAIPLSLAIGLASGVSPEVGLLSAMIAGVVCALFGGTSLLISGPAAAMAVLIASAVSQYGLGGLVVIGLGVGLLQVVSGMLGFGRIIRSVPMPVVSGFIAGIGAVLFIWQLPRALGVTPPDESHVFDVFTHLGQLIGEARPVTVFLTLVTLGLTLGLPRVLPRLPAPFIAVAFTTVTAWALSLQVQTLGVLPHAVPQWTLPTLPTSGWGSLLSTVLVMFALSSLASIMSGSAVANLGVGQKHDPDQDLVGLGLGNMAVSLLGGIPVTGALARSALNVRAGAHTRRASIIQAVVVLAVVVLLTPVLAHIPIPALTGVLLALAIRMLHPQDLITLWKASHLEAGVFLVTFLAVVLVDFAAGVQTGIIVALAIAVVRLGRSQTGLLQMETPGPYRFLLSGPLTFLSSATLESLRSEAAGLDPARSVVFDLSDVPSMDASSAGLLVELMESLVETNRRVVIQGARAEVRNALLRHPRGAQLEPLFAISESDVVEKLKGSNPSSTHDRLVHGVERFRQRRRSRYEPLFDQLAHGQKPHTLLITCCDSRISPNLITSTDPGELFIVRNIGNLVPHASSPLAPAVSSAIEYSLLVLGVSDVIVCGHSACGAMKALLAAKPPEGVPGVVDWLAEGKASLEGLPPDTSPEDLAKHNALVQLRHALSNDALRRKHEAGEVKLHAWFYDVGESEVLEYNETTRTWNPLGSKAPGRSASDANGHGPDHGAPSEPAHIV; encoded by the coding sequence ATGCGCCCGGCCCTCGGCCTGGGTGAACTGCTTCCCCATTGGAAGGCCCTCTTCTCCGCCCGTCACCTCAAGGGGGACCTCCAAGCGGGCTGGCGTGTGGCGGCCGTCGCCATTCCCCTGTCGCTGGCCATCGGCCTGGCCTCGGGGGTGTCTCCCGAGGTGGGCCTGCTGTCGGCCATGATCGCGGGCGTGGTGTGCGCCCTGTTCGGTGGCACGTCCCTGCTCATCAGTGGTCCCGCGGCCGCCATGGCGGTCCTCATCGCCTCGGCCGTGAGCCAGTACGGTCTGGGGGGCCTGGTCGTCATCGGCCTGGGCGTGGGCCTGCTGCAGGTGGTCAGCGGCATGCTCGGGTTCGGTCGGATCATCCGCTCGGTGCCCATGCCGGTGGTCTCGGGCTTCATCGCCGGTATCGGCGCCGTGCTCTTCATCTGGCAGCTGCCGCGCGCGCTGGGCGTGACGCCGCCGGACGAGTCGCACGTGTTCGACGTGTTCACCCACCTGGGCCAGCTCATCGGCGAGGCGCGGCCCGTGACGGTGTTCCTCACGCTCGTCACCCTGGGGCTCACCCTGGGCCTGCCCCGCGTCCTGCCGCGCCTGCCCGCGCCGTTCATCGCCGTGGCCTTCACCACCGTCACGGCCTGGGCGCTGAGCCTCCAGGTGCAGACGCTCGGCGTGCTGCCCCACGCCGTTCCCCAGTGGACCCTGCCCACCCTGCCCACCTCGGGCTGGGGCTCGCTCTTGAGCACCGTGCTCGTCATGTTCGCGCTGTCCTCGCTCGCGTCGATCATGTCCGGCAGCGCGGTGGCCAACCTGGGCGTGGGCCAGAAGCATGATCCGGATCAGGATCTGGTGGGCCTGGGCCTGGGCAACATGGCGGTGTCGCTGCTCGGCGGCATCCCGGTGACGGGCGCCCTGGCGCGCTCGGCGCTCAACGTGCGCGCGGGCGCCCATACCCGGCGCGCCTCCATCATCCAGGCCGTGGTCGTGCTGGCGGTGGTGGTGCTGCTCACGCCCGTGCTCGCCCACATCCCCATCCCGGCGCTCACCGGCGTGCTGCTCGCGCTGGCCATCCGCATGCTCCACCCGCAGGATCTCATCACCCTGTGGAAGGCGTCCCACCTGGAGGCGGGCGTCTTCCTGGTGACGTTCCTGGCGGTGGTGCTGGTGGACTTCGCGGCGGGCGTGCAGACGGGCATCATCGTGGCGCTGGCCATCGCGGTGGTGCGCCTGGGCCGCTCGCAGACGGGCCTCTTGCAGATGGAGACGCCCGGCCCCTACCGCTTCCTGCTCAGCGGGCCGCTGACGTTCCTGTCCTCGGCGACGCTCGAGTCCTTGCGCTCGGAGGCCGCGGGCCTGGATCCCGCGCGCAGCGTGGTGTTCGACCTGTCGGACGTGCCGTCGATGGATGCCTCGAGCGCGGGGCTGCTCGTGGAGCTCATGGAGTCGCTCGTGGAGACCAACCGCCGGGTCGTCATCCAGGGCGCGCGCGCCGAGGTGCGCAACGCCCTGCTGCGCCACCCGCGCGGCGCCCAGCTCGAGCCCCTGTTCGCCATCTCCGAGTCGGACGTGGTGGAGAAGCTCAAGGGCAGCAACCCCTCCTCCACGCACGACCGCCTGGTGCACGGCGTGGAGCGCTTCCGTCAGCGCCGCCGCTCGCGCTACGAGCCGCTCTTCGATCAGCTCGCGCACGGGCAGAAGCCGCACACGCTGCTCATCACCTGCTGCGACAGCCGCATCAGCCCCAACCTCATCACCTCCACGGATCCCGGCGAGCTCTTCATCGTGCGCAACATCGGCAACCTGGTGCCCCACGCCAGCTCGCCCCTGGCGCCCGCGGTCAGCAGCGCCATCGAGTACTCGCTGCTGGTGCTGGGCGTGTCGGACGTCATCGTCTGCGGGCACTCGGCCTGCGGCGCGATGAAGGCCCTCCTGGCCGCCAAGCCCCCCGAGGGCGTGCCGGGCGTGGTGGACTGGCTCGCCGAGGGCAAGGCGTCGCTCGAGGGCCTGCCCCCGGACACCTCGCCCGAGGACCTGGCCAAGCACAACGCCCTGGTGCAGCTGCGCCACGCGCTCAGCAACGACGCGCTGCGCCGCAAGCACGAGGCGGGCGAAGTGAAGCTGCACGCGTGGTTCTACGACGTGGGCGAGTCCGAGGTGCTCGAGTACAACGAGACGACCCGCACGTGGAATCCGCTCGGCAGCAAGGCCCCGGGCCGCTCCGCGTCCGACGCCAACGGCCACGGCCCGGACCATGGGGCCCCGTCCGAGCCCGCGCACATCGTCTGA
- a CDS encoding YoaK family protein: protein MSFSEETTARNRFSYFTLALLLAGIAGGVNAIAFFAFGVRISHMTGNVSWFGESFASGRLDNALEAGYLVIAFILGACASEALLETSRKRRRGQYIPALALEIATLGAVAFWGHTNPEMHENFLLRCLAFSMGLQNALTTRVSGAVVRPTHLTGVLTDLGIQAVRVLVWLRDGFRDGGARGLWDRLVGLPRAQQFERARLQMGLALSFVLGSVLGSFLFLSFGTIVLLLPCLGLLMVIALDMSTMASHTPVPST, encoded by the coding sequence ATGAGCTTCAGTGAAGAGACCACGGCCCGGAATCGTTTCTCCTATTTCACGCTGGCCCTGCTGCTCGCGGGCATCGCGGGAGGCGTGAACGCGATCGCCTTCTTCGCGTTCGGCGTGCGCATCAGCCACATGACGGGCAACGTCTCCTGGTTCGGTGAATCGTTCGCCAGTGGCCGCTTGGACAACGCGCTGGAGGCGGGCTACCTCGTCATCGCGTTCATCCTCGGCGCGTGTGCCTCCGAGGCGCTGCTCGAGACGTCGCGCAAGCGCCGGCGGGGCCAGTACATCCCCGCGCTCGCGCTGGAGATCGCCACGCTCGGCGCGGTGGCCTTCTGGGGCCACACCAACCCCGAGATGCACGAGAACTTCCTGCTGCGCTGCCTGGCCTTCTCCATGGGCCTGCAGAACGCGCTCACCACGCGGGTGTCCGGCGCGGTGGTGCGCCCCACGCACCTGACGGGCGTGCTCACGGACCTGGGCATCCAGGCGGTGCGCGTGCTGGTGTGGCTGCGCGATGGCTTCCGGGACGGGGGCGCCCGGGGCTTGTGGGACCGCCTGGTGGGCCTGCCCCGCGCTCAGCAGTTCGAGCGGGCGCGCCTGCAGATGGGGCTGGCGCTGTCCTTCGTGCTCGGCAGCGTCCTGGGCTCGTTCCTGTTCCTGAGCTTCGGCACCATCGTCCTGCTCTTGCCGTGCCTGGGCCTGCTGATGGTGATCGCGCTCGATATGAGTACCATGGCGAGCCACACCCCCGTTCCCAGCACCTGA
- a CDS encoding Lrp/AsnC ligand binding domain-containing protein — translation MHTIFVMIKCELGQTYKAAALIADQVDEAAEVYSTSGGYDLLAKFHLEKAQDIGRFVTERIQTLPGIKDTYTITTFSAF, via the coding sequence GTGCACACCATCTTCGTCATGATCAAGTGTGAGCTGGGGCAGACGTACAAGGCCGCGGCGCTGATCGCCGACCAGGTCGACGAGGCCGCCGAGGTCTACTCCACCTCGGGCGGCTACGACCTGCTGGCCAAGTTCCATCTGGAGAAGGCCCAGGACATCGGGCGCTTCGTCACCGAGCGCATCCAGACGCTGCCCGGCATCAAGGACACCTACACCATCACCACGTTCAGCGCCTTCTAG